One window of Candidatus Methylomirabilota bacterium genomic DNA carries:
- a CDS encoding TauD/TfdA family dioxygenase, producing the protein MTDTATMAVRRLSPVAGGEIAGIDLSEPLGSVLKAAIVRAFLEHYVLVFRDQHLTADQQHALTLHFGPIEEHVARRPDGARSPVVHVVQNLDENDRPTSSPRERGNYFWHSDKSYHAAPSLLTMLHALELPPVGGDTQFANTAMGYAALPEATKREIADLKVVHSWEASRRKIGGRPATAEEALERPPVTHPLVRTHPDTGVKTLYLGLHTSHVVGMAEAEGRAILDRLLAHTTQPAFVYVHQWRRGDLVIWDNRCLLHRAVRNYEMDKHRRILQRTVVRGSVPF; encoded by the coding sequence ATGACCGATACGGCAACGATGGCAGTGCGACGGCTCTCTCCGGTGGCGGGCGGTGAAATCGCCGGTATCGACCTCTCAGAGCCACTGGGGTCCGTGTTGAAGGCCGCCATCGTGAGGGCCTTCCTCGAGCATTATGTGCTCGTCTTCCGCGACCAGCACCTCACCGCGGACCAGCAACACGCGCTCACCCTCCACTTCGGCCCCATCGAAGAGCACGTGGCCCGCCGGCCCGACGGGGCGCGGTCGCCGGTCGTGCACGTGGTTCAGAATCTCGACGAGAATGATCGCCCCACGTCGTCCCCGCGAGAAAGGGGCAACTACTTCTGGCACAGCGACAAGTCGTACCACGCCGCGCCCTCTCTCCTGACCATGCTGCACGCTCTCGAGCTGCCGCCCGTGGGCGGTGACACGCAGTTCGCGAACACGGCCATGGGCTACGCGGCGCTTCCGGAGGCGACCAAGCGTGAGATCGCCGACCTCAAGGTCGTGCACAGCTGGGAGGCGAGCCGGCGTAAGATCGGCGGCCGCCCGGCCACCGCGGAGGAGGCGCTCGAGCGGCCCCCGGTGACTCATCCGCTGGTGCGAACACACCCTGACACGGGGGTGAAGACGCTCTACCTCGGCCTGCACACCTCACACGTCGTGGGCATGGCGGAGGCGGAGGGCCGGGCCATCCTCGACCGACTCCTTGCCCACACGACGCAGCCGGCGTTCGTCTACGTCCACCAATGGCGGCGCGGTGACCTCGTGATCTGGGACAACCGCTGCCTCCTGCATCGAGCCGTGCGGAACTACGAGATGGACAAGCACCGCCGCATCCTGCAGCGCACGGTCGTCCGGGGATCGGTCCCGTTCTGA